A portion of the Planctomycetota bacterium genome contains these proteins:
- the rpsR gene encoding 30S ribosomal protein S18: protein MADETSIPEASTQEGRPQRPRIAQEGANGKMYVDYKQSETLRRIISTNGKMGGRRRTGANAMEQRMIATAVKRARFMALLPYTSHANIA, encoded by the coding sequence ATGGCAGACGAAACCAGCATCCCCGAAGCCTCGACCCAAGAAGGCCGTCCCCAGCGTCCCCGCATCGCCCAGGAAGGCGCGAACGGCAAGATGTACGTGGATTACAAGCAGTCCGAGACGCTCCGTCGCATCATCAGCACCAACGGCAAAATGGGCGGCCGTCGTCGTACCGGTGCCAACGCGATGGAGCAACGCATGATCGCCACCGCCGTCAAGCGTGCACGCTTCATGGCGTTGTTGCCCTACACGAGTCACGCGAACATCGCGTAG
- the ilvN gene encoding acetolactate synthase small subunit, whose product MLTSNRHVLTALVINEPGVLANVAGMFAARGFNIDSLVVGRTENPDISRMTLVVVGDSNVVEQIHKQLAKLVPVQSVRDLNTTDFVERDLALVRVNVDAKGRRELMDLAESFRARVVDVAPDSMLVEIAGTEEKLQAFLDLVEPMGIAEMARTGVIATTRGVQRQRGVGGEVVAKRVRSLDGGPAEALPPS is encoded by the coding sequence ATGCTCACTTCGAACCGCCACGTCCTGACCGCCCTTGTCATCAACGAGCCCGGCGTGCTCGCCAACGTCGCCGGCATGTTCGCCGCCCGCGGCTTCAACATCGACTCGCTCGTGGTAGGCCGGACCGAAAACCCCGACATCTCGCGGATGACCCTCGTCGTCGTGGGCGACTCCAACGTCGTCGAACAGATTCACAAGCAGCTGGCCAAGCTTGTGCCCGTGCAGAGCGTGCGGGATTTGAACACGACGGACTTCGTCGAGCGTGACCTGGCCCTGGTCCGCGTCAACGTCGACGCGAAGGGTCGGCGTGAGCTCATGGATTTGGCCGAAAGCTTCCGGGCACGCGTCGTGGACGTCGCCCCCGACAGCATGCTCGTGGAAATTGCCGGCACCGAGGAGAAACTCCAGGCTTTTCTCGATCTCGTCGAGCCGATGGGCATCGCGGAAATGGCCCGGACCGGCGTCATCGCAACGACCCGGGGCGTCCAGCGGCAACGCGGCGTCGGCGGTGAGGTGGTCGCCAAACGCGTCCGCAGCCTCGACGGCGGTCCGGCCGAGGCCCTACCACCGAGCTGA
- a CDS encoding WecB/TagA/CpsF family glycosyltransferase, whose translation MPELAGQIDETKQATATAAPQPPIAPDGRKVGHVPGIGSVNPSPAMPSAASARQPSVARVSPVATAPPSPPTIALRGVEFHAVTQRQTVDHILRSLDAGKGGSVITPNLDHLRRMTRDLAFGALVSEADLVVADGMPLIWASRLQGTPLPERVAGSDLISTLSEGAARAGRSVFLLGGEPGTADGAAKILQKCYPGLKIAGTYCPDFGFEHSPEQMGLLVEALVEAQPDIVFVGLGSPKQENLVDRIHHNLPDTWWLGVGVSFSFLCGHVSRAPSLLQKVGLEWTHRLVQEPRRLFKRYIVHGLPFATVLMRDAVSNRVHRRLGTTKAAETGGHFPRPRRYSANPAAPTIPGPAPTKHSEAGPGRTTRGVGGSVSDRLAQRLDQANRPQPAAVHGVDAVEALRGLRSLVLLSGKLRDDAFSRGIRRPLLELPLSEEVTLLDHWLTQAVNVAGHVGLPKLPVAVAVNRGATMPQSTNTELAELIEPGHDRGDYRGTGGVLKDLAAEYADDEYILVANAAQLLLDPLAALARALAGKHADVAIVGHEDGTPSGLMLIRVATLRCLPDVGYFDLKEQGLPVISKAGFSVRVLKCRRPTALPIRSADDYITALRLFHAPENARRGEVDPLEDAMGEGHRRRFSVVESGAEVAEDAYLHDAVVLRGARVGRRASLVRSVVCANGEIPDNGHFIDDIAGCRGT comes from the coding sequence ATGCCGGAACTGGCCGGACAAATCGACGAGACGAAGCAGGCCACCGCCACCGCTGCGCCACAACCCCCCATCGCGCCGGACGGTCGCAAGGTCGGGCACGTCCCCGGCATCGGCTCGGTGAACCCGTCGCCGGCCATGCCGTCCGCCGCGTCGGCCCGGCAGCCGAGTGTCGCCCGGGTCAGCCCCGTCGCCACGGCCCCGCCAAGTCCGCCGACCATCGCCCTGCGTGGCGTCGAATTCCACGCGGTCACGCAACGGCAGACGGTTGATCACATTCTGCGCAGCCTCGATGCCGGCAAGGGCGGCTCGGTCATCACGCCCAACCTCGATCACCTTCGACGCATGACCCGGGACTTGGCGTTCGGCGCGTTGGTTAGCGAGGCCGATTTGGTCGTCGCCGACGGCATGCCGTTGATTTGGGCCAGCCGATTGCAGGGCACGCCGTTACCGGAACGGGTCGCCGGTAGCGACCTGATCAGCACGCTCAGCGAAGGCGCGGCCCGCGCCGGGAGATCGGTGTTCCTCCTCGGTGGCGAGCCAGGCACCGCCGACGGTGCGGCGAAGATTCTCCAGAAGTGCTACCCGGGGCTGAAAATCGCGGGCACGTACTGCCCGGACTTCGGCTTTGAGCATTCTCCGGAGCAGATGGGCCTGCTCGTCGAAGCCCTCGTGGAAGCTCAGCCCGACATCGTTTTCGTCGGTCTCGGCTCGCCCAAGCAGGAAAATCTCGTCGACCGCATCCATCACAACCTGCCCGACACATGGTGGTTGGGTGTTGGCGTGTCGTTCAGTTTTCTCTGCGGCCACGTCTCGCGTGCACCGAGCCTGCTGCAGAAGGTCGGGCTCGAGTGGACGCACCGGCTGGTTCAGGAGCCACGCCGACTGTTCAAGCGGTACATCGTTCACGGGCTGCCCTTCGCGACCGTGCTGATGCGGGACGCGGTGTCCAACCGTGTGCACCGCAGGCTTGGTACGACCAAGGCGGCTGAAACCGGTGGCCATTTCCCCCGTCCCCGTCGATACTCGGCCAATCCCGCCGCACCGACCATCCCTGGCCCGGCTCCGACGAAACACAGCGAAGCCGGTCCGGGACGAACCACCCGCGGTGTCGGCGGCAGCGTCTCGGACCGGCTCGCCCAACGCCTCGACCAGGCCAACCGCCCCCAGCCCGCGGCCGTCCACGGCGTCGACGCCGTCGAAGCCCTGCGCGGCCTTCGCAGCCTCGTCCTGCTCAGTGGCAAACTCCGCGATGACGCCTTCTCGCGTGGCATCCGTCGGCCGTTGCTCGAACTTCCCCTTTCGGAAGAGGTGACGCTGCTGGATCATTGGCTCACGCAGGCGGTCAACGTCGCCGGACACGTGGGCCTGCCGAAGCTACCGGTCGCGGTGGCGGTCAACCGGGGCGCGACGATGCCGCAATCGACCAACACGGAGCTGGCCGAACTGATCGAGCCGGGCCACGATCGCGGCGACTACCGCGGTACCGGCGGCGTGCTCAAGGATCTCGCCGCCGAGTACGCCGACGACGAGTACATTCTGGTCGCCAACGCCGCCCAGTTGCTCCTCGACCCACTGGCCGCACTGGCCCGGGCGCTGGCGGGTAAGCACGCCGACGTTGCCATCGTCGGCCACGAGGACGGCACGCCCAGCGGACTCATGCTCATCCGTGTGGCCACCCTTCGGTGCTTACCGGACGTGGGTTACTTCGATCTCAAGGAACAAGGTTTGCCGGTCATCTCGAAGGCGGGTTTCAGTGTCCGCGTGCTCAAGTGCCGGCGTCCGACGGCTTTGCCGATTCGATCGGCCGATGATTACATCACCGCCCTGCGGCTGTTCCACGCCCCGGAGAACGCCCGCCGCGGCGAGGTCGACCCGCTCGAAGACGCCATGGGCGAAGGACACCGGCGGCGTTTCTCGGTGGTCGAGAGCGGCGCGGAGGTCGCCGAGGACGCATACCTGCACGACGCGGTCGTGCTGCGCGGTGCCCGAGTCGGTCGACGTGCGAGCCTGGTCCGCAGCGTCGTCTGCGCCAATGGCGAGATCCCGGACAACGGGCATTTCATCGACGACATCGCCGGCTGCCGGGGAACATGA
- a CDS encoding exosortase/archaeosortase family protein, with amino-acid sequence MTTLDAPTSIHPSPKTAGAAAPIEHEAPSESIDFAYAPQGRLAGKHLLLAATLALVGIIATFPAWAEIFVDYAYGDFDEYSHIYFVPLIAAFLVYVRRQRFRYCRAGGFLLGPAIVAVGWFVHWWGFNNSTQAMFHLGAVMVPVGAATAALGKNALLRFLPAVIVLLFVIPLPGQIRQEIAIPLQNWTANISHVILGLLGQSSELSGNTVIINGEPVMVAEACNGMRNVPMLMLIGFAFCFGMPLRNGVRIAILLLCPAVVLLCNVLRTVPTIWLYGEYGNQHVVPDQFHSIAGWMLLPLTALILYGILVVLRWTGAPVERFRLASRSY; translated from the coding sequence GTGACCACACTCGACGCGCCAACCTCGATCCACCCCAGCCCCAAAACAGCGGGGGCCGCTGCGCCGATCGAGCACGAAGCACCGTCGGAGTCGATCGACTTCGCCTACGCGCCGCAAGGCCGACTCGCGGGCAAGCACCTGCTGCTGGCCGCCACATTGGCGCTGGTGGGCATCATCGCAACGTTCCCCGCGTGGGCCGAGATCTTCGTCGATTATGCTTACGGCGACTTCGACGAGTACTCGCACATCTACTTTGTCCCGCTGATCGCGGCCTTTCTCGTGTATGTGCGTCGGCAGCGGTTCCGCTATTGCCGGGCGGGCGGGTTCCTGCTCGGGCCGGCGATCGTCGCGGTCGGCTGGTTCGTCCATTGGTGGGGCTTCAACAACTCCACGCAGGCGATGTTCCACCTCGGTGCGGTCATGGTCCCGGTCGGCGCGGCCACGGCAGCGCTCGGCAAGAACGCCCTGCTCCGCTTCCTGCCGGCCGTCATCGTGCTGCTGTTCGTCATCCCGCTGCCCGGCCAGATCCGACAAGAGATCGCCATCCCGTTGCAGAACTGGACCGCGAACATTTCCCACGTCATCCTCGGCCTGCTCGGCCAGTCCAGCGAGCTCTCGGGCAACACCGTCATCATCAACGGCGAGCCGGTCATGGTCGCCGAAGCGTGCAACGGCATGCGGAACGTCCCGATGCTCATGCTGATCGGCTTCGCGTTCTGCTTCGGGATGCCGCTGCGTAACGGCGTGCGGATCGCGATCCTGCTGCTTTGCCCGGCCGTCGTGCTGCTGTGCAACGTGCTGCGGACGGTGCCGACGATCTGGCTTTACGGCGAATACGGCAACCAGCATGTCGTCCCCGACCAGTTCCACTCGATCGCCGGCTGGATGCTCCTGCCACTGACCGCGTTGATCCTTTACGGCATTCTCGTCGTGCTCCGTTGGACCGGCGCGCCCGTTGAACGGTTCCGGCTCGCGTCACGCTCGTATTGA
- a CDS encoding AAA family ATPase, which produces MSQSIVPSSPTNGRTGQPDDIWSNGVGRNVGHGVGSGALAPVGPQTGGALGMPMQSQNAGGGPPLKKIHRVLRGRYGVALGLGMLGALAGGVWGWFSSAPEYKATGSITIDPVIKDIDSADRVIPLYQSFMKTKAAELNGPDTVKDAMSSAPWRDDGGAKLDGDKDHNERLVDGFIRNLSVNYDQNSYNIYFTYNHEDPKLARAGVEAMLAAAADNWERTGINDTENTIVATNSAINTNLNARSGLQRQIDRLTNEFGTTNLDIRETQLNNELDKLNTDIRNLRVATRLADDALSRESTATTQDLAKNDETLRTLLAERRAADRQMANTRQRFGAKHPQVTQAQQFLDQLDQDIEAYAETLRTDTAAMPNPGGGIFGSEEAIIMVDRNMLDALETQLRLKEEMRAEFQTEQQKLVTASAEVERLERQRDGLDREGERLTARMNELQSNRALQGQNFRASGVGPASVDADKRSRMALVGAVGGASVPIGIVLLMGLLDTRYRYSDDAAAEQMSGLTLLGILPNLPDRLSDPEQASIAAHCVHQIRTMLQLGARTDDPLSYCMTSATSGDGKTSLTLAMGLSFAASGSRTLMIDTDLVGQGLSDRLGIRGEDSPQGLLDSLRDVESYDQFVHPTDVADLALLPVGAAEGGHAGGISPQAMRRLIAKAKHDYDIVLVDTGPILGSIEATPVAAAVDGVILAVSRGQDRQFVDRALAHLNSIGAKVAGVVFNRAQNDDFEKSINGMSMKSVARSTPANGRITGGVAGALTGQTN; this is translated from the coding sequence ATGAGTCAGTCCATCGTGCCAAGCAGCCCCACCAACGGCCGCACCGGTCAGCCCGACGACATTTGGTCGAACGGCGTCGGCCGGAACGTCGGTCACGGCGTCGGGTCGGGGGCGCTCGCGCCCGTCGGCCCGCAAACCGGCGGCGCGCTCGGCATGCCGATGCAGTCTCAGAACGCCGGCGGCGGGCCTCCGCTCAAGAAAATCCACCGCGTCCTGCGTGGCCGGTATGGCGTCGCACTCGGGCTGGGCATGCTCGGAGCCCTGGCCGGCGGGGTCTGGGGCTGGTTCTCCAGCGCACCGGAGTACAAGGCCACCGGCTCCATCACGATCGACCCGGTCATCAAGGACATCGACTCGGCCGACCGTGTGATCCCGCTCTACCAGAGCTTCATGAAGACCAAGGCCGCCGAGCTCAACGGCCCCGATACCGTCAAGGACGCCATGAGCTCCGCCCCGTGGCGTGACGACGGCGGCGCGAAGCTCGATGGCGACAAGGATCACAACGAACGCCTCGTCGACGGGTTCATCCGCAACCTCTCGGTGAACTACGACCAGAACAGCTACAACATCTACTTCACCTACAACCACGAAGACCCCAAACTCGCCCGCGCCGGCGTCGAGGCCATGCTCGCGGCCGCCGCCGACAACTGGGAACGCACCGGGATCAACGACACCGAGAACACGATCGTCGCCACCAACAGCGCGATCAACACCAATCTCAACGCACGTTCGGGTCTACAGCGTCAGATCGACCGGCTCACCAACGAGTTCGGCACGACCAACCTCGACATCCGCGAGACTCAGCTCAACAACGAGCTCGACAAGCTTAACACGGACATCCGCAACCTCCGCGTCGCCACCCGGCTCGCCGATGACGCGCTGAGCCGGGAGTCCACCGCGACGACTCAGGATCTGGCCAAGAACGACGAAACGCTCCGCACGCTTCTCGCCGAGCGCCGTGCCGCCGACCGCCAGATGGCCAACACCCGCCAGCGTTTCGGGGCCAAGCACCCGCAGGTGACGCAGGCTCAGCAGTTCCTCGACCAGCTCGATCAGGACATCGAGGCCTATGCCGAGACCCTGCGGACCGACACCGCCGCGATGCCCAACCCCGGCGGCGGCATCTTCGGCTCCGAGGAAGCGATCATCATGGTCGATCGCAACATGCTCGACGCCCTCGAAACCCAGCTTCGGCTCAAGGAAGAGATGCGGGCCGAGTTCCAGACGGAACAACAGAAACTCGTCACCGCATCGGCCGAGGTCGAACGCCTCGAACGCCAACGCGACGGCCTGGACCGCGAGGGCGAGCGGCTCACCGCCCGCATGAACGAACTCCAGTCCAACCGCGCCCTGCAAGGCCAAAACTTCCGCGCCTCGGGCGTCGGACCCGCCAGCGTCGACGCCGACAAACGCTCACGCATGGCCCTGGTCGGTGCCGTCGGCGGTGCCTCGGTGCCGATCGGCATCGTCCTGCTCATGGGCCTGCTCGACACCCGTTACCGCTACTCCGACGACGCCGCGGCCGAGCAAATGTCGGGCCTCACGCTACTGGGCATTCTGCCGAACCTGCCGGACAGGCTCTCCGACCCGGAGCAGGCGTCCATCGCCGCCCACTGCGTCCACCAGATCCGCACGATGCTCCAACTCGGTGCCCGCACCGACGACCCGCTGAGCTACTGCATGACCAGCGCGACTTCCGGCGACGGCAAGACGTCGCTCACCCTCGCGATGGGCCTGTCGTTCGCCGCCTCCGGCAGCCGCACGCTCATGATCGACACCGACCTCGTCGGCCAGGGCCTTTCCGATCGCCTCGGCATCCGCGGCGAGGATTCACCGCAGGGCCTTCTCGATTCGTTGCGGGATGTCGAAAGTTACGACCAGTTCGTTCACCCGACGGACGTGGCGGACCTGGCGTTGTTGCCGGTCGGTGCGGCCGAAGGCGGACACGCTGGCGGCATCAGCCCCCAAGCCATGCGCAGGCTCATCGCCAAGGCGAAACATGACTACGACATCGTGCTGGTCGACACCGGCCCGATCCTCGGCAGCATCGAGGCGACCCCCGTCGCCGCGGCCGTCGACGGCGTCATCCTCGCGGTCAGCCGCGGACAGGATCGCCAGTTCGTCGACCGTGCCCTGGCCCACTTGAACTCGATCGGCGCGAAGGTTGCCGGCGTCGTGTTCAACCGCGCCCAGAACGACGACTTCGAGAAGTCCATCAACGGCATGAGCATGAAATCCGTCGCCCGATCCACCCCAGCCAACGGCCGGATCACCGGCGGCGTCGCCGGGGCGTTGACCGGACAGACAAACTAA
- a CDS encoding sugar transferase: MVTASPTNPRTIWGLDPLQLHARYWAQYGVQVVRQGEPSQIVRHAELYLLTDARSLPMFKLDKAMDVLSWVEPQVLFVRIADTREKVYRERVLADERDTFLGFNRDYDGKSRLARVVLSTEREIAQLWQRSQNPLQGWRRLRRFIPRHERAALSTEGTIYDRISDEEVALFLQEMVSCWHNPNSTVTRARLVGDAQKPGRSQVWADRDATIHENARIVGPVWVGAGRKLTGNDTVVGPGVLWDDPICDVAHEEIQWLQIEPSEPPPEPEEPPRAGLSPTQRFCKRTFDIGFTLTALLLSAPLWPLIMLAIYLEDGRPWFFGHVRETVGGREFKCWKFRSMRKDAEEIKKKLIAEQVNEADGPQFFMENDPRLTKVGKFIRKYNLDEFPQFWNVLLGDMSIVGPRPSPHKENQFAPAWREARLSVRPGITGLWQTRRTRRAGTDFQEWIRYDIEYVENVSFWLDIKIIWRTVMQIVRKSSRN; encoded by the coding sequence ATGGTCACCGCCTCGCCAACCAATCCACGCACGATCTGGGGCCTCGATCCGCTCCAGCTTCATGCGCGATACTGGGCGCAGTACGGCGTGCAGGTCGTCCGGCAAGGCGAGCCGTCGCAGATCGTCAGGCATGCCGAGTTGTACCTGTTGACCGACGCACGGTCGCTGCCGATGTTCAAGCTGGACAAGGCGATGGACGTGCTCTCGTGGGTCGAGCCACAGGTGCTGTTCGTGCGGATCGCCGACACGCGTGAGAAGGTTTACCGCGAACGGGTGTTGGCCGACGAACGGGATACCTTCCTCGGGTTCAACCGCGATTACGACGGCAAAAGTCGACTGGCCCGCGTGGTGCTCAGCACAGAGCGTGAGATCGCTCAGCTCTGGCAACGCTCCCAAAACCCGCTCCAGGGCTGGCGTCGGCTGCGGCGTTTCATCCCCCGCCACGAACGCGCCGCCCTCTCCACCGAAGGCACGATCTACGACCGAATCTCCGACGAGGAGGTCGCGCTGTTTCTGCAGGAAATGGTGTCGTGCTGGCACAACCCCAACAGCACGGTGACCCGCGCCCGCCTCGTCGGTGACGCCCAGAAGCCCGGCCGTTCGCAAGTCTGGGCCGACCGCGACGCGACGATCCACGAGAACGCCCGCATCGTCGGACCGGTCTGGGTCGGCGCGGGCCGAAAGCTCACCGGCAATGACACGGTCGTCGGTCCCGGAGTGCTCTGGGACGATCCGATCTGCGATGTCGCGCACGAGGAGATCCAGTGGCTGCAGATCGAACCGTCCGAACCGCCGCCGGAGCCTGAAGAGCCGCCCCGTGCCGGCCTGTCGCCGACGCAGCGGTTCTGCAAACGCACCTTCGACATCGGCTTCACGCTCACCGCGTTGTTGCTGAGCGCGCCGCTTTGGCCGCTGATCATGCTCGCGATCTACCTCGAGGACGGCCGGCCGTGGTTCTTCGGCCACGTCCGCGAGACCGTCGGCGGTCGGGAGTTCAAGTGCTGGAAGTTCCGCTCCATGCGCAAGGACGCCGAGGAGATCAAGAAAAAGCTCATCGCCGAGCAGGTCAACGAAGCCGACGGGCCTCAGTTCTTCATGGAGAACGACCCGCGCCTCACCAAGGTCGGCAAGTTCATCCGCAAGTACAACCTCGACGAGTTCCCGCAGTTCTGGAACGTGCTGCTGGGCGACATGTCGATCGTCGGCCCGCGTCCGTCCCCGCACAAGGAAAACCAGTTCGCACCCGCCTGGCGCGAGGCACGCCTGTCCGTCCGCCCCGGCATCACCGGCCTCTGGCAAACCCGCCGCACCCGCCGCGCCGGCACCGACTTCCAGGAATGGATCCGCTACGACATCGAGTACGTCGAAAACGTCTCGTTCTGGCTGGACATCAAGATCATTTGGCGCACCGTCATGCAGATCGTGCGCAAGAGCAGCCGCAACTGA
- a CDS encoding 2-oxoglutarate dehydrogenase E1 component: MEHSSATHANAGGTSNGQATQTADPSDVSSTSFHTDNGSVGSAAAALTGAGAADYLDTLYDQYKEDPGSVGSDWQAFFAGFDLAGGDSGSLPKLDANAADTPLEPQLITRAMRGFGQLPSERKGDDALPLTLGVYDLVHTYREFGHFSANIDPLGLPRDPNPYLALENFGATEADLSRNVGNGTFAGHCDGTFGDLVEKLRATYCGNIGIELTGMVDKAQRDWLTNRIEPVLSQPDFNDAQKKQILFELIAAEEFEHYLARTFKGAKRFSIEGAEALVPLMNIVADDSRRHGAKAMVCAMAHRGRLNVLAHVLNKPYEVMLSEFAGTNELPQGVDGDVKYHLGYANTREITMDDGSVEPIKVSLLPNPSHLELINPIQQGIIRCKQEWDAGGDRTKIVPVCIHGDAAFCGQGSVAETLALSELPGFETGGTIHIIANNQIGFTTPPAQSRFTPYATDVAKTIGAPVFHVNGDDPEAVCFVAQLAVEFRQLFKQDVIIDVYCYRRHGHNEADEPRFTQPEMYELIDNHPSVRTLYQQTLIDEGTITEEDAEQMKQSVLDRLDKAREQSKETKVREKVPSFSGAWKGLGPAPRFPEGWNPNTAVSAQVLREVIDRAYQLPDGFTPHDKVEKTVIAARRAAVETGEKIDFGCAEMLALGSLLLEGTSVRFTGQDVERGTFSHRHAVLHDVNTGENFIPLCSMAALPDVDRGDFEIRNTMLSELACLGFEWGYASADPRNLVIWEAQFGDFVNGAQTIIDQILVAAESKWQYMNGLVLLLPHGYEGMGPEHSNAYLERWLSLCAEQNMQVVNPSTAAQHFHALRRQVVRSFRKPLIVMSPKSLLRLPAARSTLDDLTNGGFKMIIDDPRFEDTEAKKRDGVTRVLLCSGRIYHALEKARAAAERDDIAVVRAEQLYPLPADQLADIVGLYRKRTSMSWVQEEPANRGAWSFIRPRLQALFPDDAIEYAGRGAAASPAVGSAKLHEREEKDLLAEALDLTS; this comes from the coding sequence ATGGAACACAGCAGCGCGACTCACGCGAATGCCGGCGGAACCTCGAACGGTCAGGCCACTCAAACGGCCGACCCCTCCGACGTCTCCTCGACTTCTTTCCACACTGACAACGGTTCGGTCGGCTCCGCCGCCGCCGCCCTCACGGGTGCCGGTGCGGCCGACTACCTCGACACGCTTTACGACCAGTACAAGGAAGACCCCGGCTCGGTCGGCTCCGACTGGCAAGCGTTCTTCGCGGGCTTCGATCTCGCCGGCGGCGACAGCGGCTCACTGCCCAAGCTCGACGCCAACGCCGCCGACACCCCGCTCGAACCGCAACTGATCACCCGTGCCATGCGTGGCTTCGGCCAACTGCCCTCCGAACGCAAGGGGGACGATGCCCTGCCGCTGACGCTGGGCGTTTACGACCTGGTCCACACCTACCGCGAGTTCGGTCACTTCTCGGCCAACATCGACCCGCTCGGCCTGCCGCGTGATCCGAACCCGTACCTCGCCCTCGAAAACTTCGGTGCCACCGAAGCGGACTTGTCCCGCAACGTCGGCAACGGCACCTTCGCCGGTCACTGCGACGGCACCTTCGGCGATCTCGTCGAAAAACTCCGCGCGACCTACTGCGGCAACATCGGCATCGAACTCACCGGCATGGTCGACAAGGCCCAACGCGATTGGCTGACCAACCGCATCGAGCCGGTCCTTTCGCAGCCTGATTTCAATGACGCACAGAAGAAGCAGATCCTCTTTGAACTCATCGCCGCCGAGGAGTTCGAACACTACTTGGCTCGGACGTTCAAAGGTGCCAAGCGCTTCTCGATCGAAGGTGCAGAAGCGCTGGTACCGTTGATGAACATCGTCGCCGACGACTCGCGCCGCCACGGGGCCAAGGCGATGGTCTGCGCGATGGCCCACCGTGGTCGGCTCAACGTACTCGCCCATGTGCTGAACAAGCCGTACGAGGTCATGCTCTCGGAGTTTGCCGGCACCAATGAACTGCCCCAGGGCGTCGACGGTGACGTGAAGTACCACCTCGGCTACGCCAACACTCGCGAGATCACGATGGACGACGGCAGCGTCGAGCCGATCAAGGTCTCCCTCCTGCCCAACCCGTCGCACCTCGAACTGATCAATCCGATCCAGCAGGGCATCATCCGCTGCAAGCAGGAATGGGACGCCGGCGGCGATCGCACCAAGATCGTTCCGGTCTGCATCCACGGCGACGCGGCGTTCTGCGGCCAAGGCTCGGTCGCCGAGACGCTCGCGCTTTCGGAACTGCCCGGCTTCGAGACCGGCGGCACCATCCACATCATCGCCAACAACCAGATCGGCTTCACCACCCCACCGGCTCAGTCGCGGTTCACGCCCTATGCGACCGACGTGGCCAAGACCATCGGCGCGCCGGTGTTCCACGTCAACGGCGATGATCCCGAGGCCGTCTGCTTCGTCGCGCAGCTCGCCGTGGAGTTCCGGCAGCTGTTCAAGCAGGACGTGATCATCGACGTCTACTGCTACCGCCGGCACGGCCACAACGAAGCCGACGAGCCACGTTTCACTCAGCCGGAGATGTACGAGCTGATCGACAACCACCCGTCGGTCCGCACGCTCTACCAGCAGACGCTCATCGACGAAGGCACGATCACCGAAGAAGATGCCGAGCAAATGAAGCAGTCGGTGCTTGATCGCCTGGACAAAGCGCGTGAGCAATCGAAGGAAACCAAGGTTCGCGAGAAGGTGCCGAGCTTCAGCGGCGCGTGGAAAGGGCTCGGCCCGGCACCCCGCTTCCCCGAAGGCTGGAACCCGAACACGGCCGTGAGCGCCCAGGTCCTACGAGAAGTCATCGACCGCGCATACCAGTTGCCCGACGGATTCACGCCGCACGACAAGGTCGAGAAGACCGTCATCGCCGCCCGCCGCGCTGCGGTCGAGACCGGCGAGAAGATCGACTTCGGCTGTGCGGAGATGCTCGCGCTGGGGTCACTGCTGCTTGAAGGCACGAGCGTCCGCTTCACCGGTCAGGACGTCGAACGCGGCACCTTCAGCCACCGCCACGCCGTTCTCCACGACGTCAACACGGGCGAGAATTTCATCCCGCTCTGCTCGATGGCCGCCCTGCCCGACGTCGATCGTGGCGACTTCGAGATCCGCAACACGATGCTCTCGGAACTCGCATGCCTCGGCTTCGAGTGGGGCTACGCGTCGGCCGACCCGCGCAACTTGGTCATTTGGGAAGCACAGTTTGGCGACTTCGTCAACGGGGCACAGACGATCATCGACCAGATCCTCGTCGCCGCCGAGAGCAAGTGGCAGTACATGAACGGTCTGGTCCTGCTTCTGCCGCACGGCTACGAAGGCATGGGCCCCGAGCACTCCAACGCGTACCTCGAACGTTGGCTCTCGTTGTGCGCCGAGCAGAACATGCAGGTCGTCAATCCGTCGACCGCGGCCCAGCACTTCCACGCGTTGCGTCGGCAGGTCGTTCGTTCGTTCCGCAAGCCGTTGATCGTCATGTCGCCCAAGTCATTGTTGCGACTGCCGGCGGCACGTTCGACGCTCGACGACCTGACCAACGGCGGGTTCAAGATGATCATCGACGACCCGCGTTTCGAAGACACCGAAGCCAAGAAGCGCGACGGCGTCACCCGCGTGCTTCTTTGCAGCGGTCGCATCTACCACGCGCTGGAGAAAGCCCGCGCCGCCGCCGAACGGGACGACATCGCCGTCGTCCGCGCCGAGCAGCTCTACCCGCTACCGGCCGACCAGCTCGCCGACATCGTCGGGCTTTACCGCAAGCGGACAAGTATGAGTTGGGTGCAGGAGGAGCCGGCCAACCGTGGGGCTTGGAGCTTTATCCGCCCGCGGCTTCAAGCGCTTTTCCCCGACGACGCGATCGAGTACGCCGGCCGCGGAGCCGCCGCCAGCCCCGCCGTCGGCTCCGCCAAGCTACACGAACGCGAGGAGAAAGATCTACTCGCCGAGGCGCTCGACTTAACTTCATAA